CCTCCAAGCGAACCGATAAGCCCTCCCTGGTCCTGATCTCCCAACTCGAACTCAGCCCCGATGGCACCATGCAGCTCCGCGAGTCCGCGCAACCCACTCCACTGCCTGAAGATGAGAGCTTTCTCCTCCTCGAGCGCGATCTGCTCGATCAGCAGATCATCGACGTGCATGGCCACAAGGTCGTCCGCGTCAACGACGTCGATCTGGTGTGGGAGAACTGCCAGGAAGACCTTCCCGACCTCTCGCTGCGTATCGCCGAGGTCGAAGTCGGCATGCGCGGAGCCGTCCGGCGCCTCCTCAAAGGTCTGCCTTCAACCTCGGTCGACCGCATCTCCTCCCGCTTTGGCGCCAGCGTCATCCCATGGGACTTCGTCGACCTCATCGACCGCGACCCCGCCCGCCGCGTCCGCCTCAAGATCGAGCAGGATCGCCTCTCGAAGATGCATCCGTCTGACATCGCGGACATCCTAGAAGAGCTGGCCCCCGCCGAGCGCCACGCTCTCTTTGTCTCCCTCGACGAGGAGGTTGCAGCCGAGGCCCTCGAGGAGGTCAAGCCCAAGATGCAGCAGGCGTTGATAGAGTCGCTCGACTCGGAGCAAATCGCAGGAATCGTCGAAGAGATGGACCCCGGCGCCGCCGCCGACCTTCTCTCCGAGCTCACCGACGAGCGCTCCGAAGCCATCCTCGAGGAGATGGACCCAGAGGAGCGCCAGGAGGTCGAAGACCTCCTCGAGTTCGCCGGCAACTCCGCTGCTGGCCGAATGACGACCGAGTACATTGCCTTGCCCTCCGCAGCACTCGTCGATCACGCAATCGGCGCACTGCGCGACTACGAAGGCGATATCGACATGATCACCGACATCTATCTGCTCGACGAAGACGAGAAGATCATCGCACTGGTTCCGCTGGTCCAGCTCTTGCTCGCGGCGCCCGGCACGCCCCTGACCAATATGCCGCACAGTCATCTCGTCACGTGCAACGTAGATGCCAACGGCCGCAAGGTAGCCGAGCTGTTCGACAAGTACAACCTGCGCTCACTTCCGGTAATCGATAACGAAAAGCATCTCACCGGCGTCATTCACGCCGAACAGGTGATTGCCCTCTTGCGGGCGAGCCGCTAAAACAGACATCGTGTAAAAGGAAACGCAGCATCGCATGAAGATTCTGTACGCTACCGGGCTCTCACCCAACGACACCTCCCTCTATCGCCTCTGGGCATTGGAGCGCCTCGGACATCAGGTCATTCCCTTCAACGTCTTCGACTACGAATCCAGAAATCCCGTTCTGCGCAAGGTAAACCAGCGCCTCGTCCTGGGACCTTCCGTAACCCGGCTCAACTCGGATCTGATCAAAATCGCAGAAGCCGAAAAACCCGACATCCTCTGGACAGACAAGCTCCTCTACATCCGGCCTCGAACGCTGGACCGAATGCGCGCCTTGAACATCGCAACGGTCAGCTACATGATCGACAACCCCTTCGGAACCCGCCAGGATCCAGGCTGGCGAATGTACATGAAGGACATCCCCCACTACGACCTCCACGTCGTCCAGCGCGACAAGAACATCCTCGACTACAAATCGCGTGGCGCGCGCGATGTCATCAAGATTCAAACCGCCTACGAACCCACGCTACAATTCCCGCCGCCGGAGGGCTGGTCCGACGCCGATCGAAACCGCGAGGTCTCCTTCATAGGGACGCCCTACGACGACCGTGCCCAAACCCTCACGCGACTCTGGCGCGACTGCGGCTTTCCCGTCGTCATCTCCGGCAACCCCCACCAGTGGGGCCGCGCCATGGAGGTAAGCGCCTACAAAGCCCTCTTTAACGGAGGCGAGCTGTTCCGCGATGAGTACCGCGAAGGCATTTGGAAATCAAAAATAAACCTAAGCTTCATCACCCACTCCAACTGCGACGAGTTCGTGCACAAGAGCTTCGAGATCGCCGGATGCGGAGGCTTCCTGCTCGCCGAGCGCTCCGATGGCCACATGCAGCGCTTCAAAGAAGATGAAGAGGCGGTCTTCTTCACCGGCTTCGAAGAGTTAGCCGCAAAGATCAGCCGCTACCTGCCCGACGAGGAAGCGCGGAACCGCATCGCAGCAGCCGGCTGCATCCGCGCCGCACGCGACGGCTACTACAACGACCGACAGGTCGAACTAATCGTCGAGCGCGCCCAATCAATAATCGAAAGATTGAAGCCTTCTGCCAAAACAACGCACGCGGGCAGTCGGTGATTTACGATCTCCTCCACGAGAAGCCTGCCGTCCTCGACGCGGACCTCTGCATCGTCGGCGCCGGAGCCGCAGGCATCACCCTCGCCGTAGAGTCTGCGCTTAGGGGCAAGAAAATCCTCCTCCTCGAAGGCGGCGGCGCAACCCGCGAAGACTCTTCCCAGGCCCTCTACGACAGCGAGATCGCTGGCCTTCCGCACCGTGGCATCCACACCGGCCGCATACGTGTGAAAGGTGGAACCACGGTCCGCTGGGGAGGCCAGATCCTCGAACTCGACGCCCTCGACTTCACCCCCCGTCAAGGCGTCCCAGAAAGCGGCTGGCCATTTCCAAAGTCCAAGTTGACCTCCTTCTACGAGCGCGCCCTCGTCCTCGAGGGGCTGGCCAAAGTCGAACGTAACGACGCGGAGGTCTGGAAAGACCTCAACCTGCCCTTCACCCAGTTCGAAGATCTCGAAGCCTATCTCTCGCGCTGGTGTCCTGAGCCAAACTTCGCCCGCCTCCATCACAAGACGCTTAGGGAGCACCCCAACCTCCACCTCTGGCTTCACGCCAGCGCGATCGAGTTGATGACCGAGGGCACCGCCGCCACCGGCCTTCGCGCACGTACCCTCACCGGCAAGGAAGCCATCTTCCGTGCGCCCAACTACATCTTCGCCCTCGGCGGAATCGAAAACTCGCGCTTCTTCCTCCAGCCTCGCCCCAGCGGTCTGCCCTGGAACCGCTCCGGCCTCCTTGGCCAGCACTTCCAGGATCACATCGACTGCAACGCCGCCGCCGTCGAGCCGCTCGACCCAAAGCGCTTCCACGATACCTTCGATCCCATCTTCGCCCACGGCTTCAAATACCTCCCCAAGCTACGCCTCATACCGCAAGCACAGGCCGCCCACGGCACCCTCAACATCGGCTCCACCATGTCCTTCGAGGACACCGGCAAAGCTCGCGGTCAGGCCAAATCAACCATCCGCAACCTCATGCGCGGCCGTTTCAGTGAGGTAACCCGCGACAACCTGCGACATACAGCAAATCATCTCCCCATGCTCGTCCACCAGGGCTGGCGGTATAAAGTAAAACGCCGCGCCTACAGCCCACCCGAGGTCCGCATCTTCCTCCGCGTCCACTGCGAGCAGGAGCCAACCTCCCACAGCAGTATCACCCTCACCGATCAGCGCGACCCCCTCGGCCTTCTGCGAATCCGCTTCGACTGGCAGATCTCCGAAAGGGAACTGGACACCATCCGCCAGTATGTCCGCATCGCCCAGCGAGCCCTCGCCGGCGTAGCCCGCATCCTCCCCAACGAAGACCTCCTCTCCGGCAGTCCAAACTTCCTCGCCCGCTGCGACGACAGCAACCACCACATGGGCGGTATGCGCATGTCCACCTCCGACGCCACCGGCATCGTCGACACCGACCTTCGCCTCTACGGCCTCACCAACACCTACATCTGCAGCTCTGCCGTGTTCCCCAGCTCCGGCTTCTCCAACCCCACCCACACCGTCCTCGCCCTGGCCCTGCGCCTCAGCGACCATCTCTCAGGCACGCACAACGCCTGAGTGCAACTTTCGCTCATTCTCCACCGTCAAACCGCTGGGAAGGCGTTCTTCAGTAGAGACAGGCCATGTCCATTCGCTTCGCTCACGCTGCGTTGGCTGTTTTACTCTCGGCAATGGCAGTCTCTATACAAGCCCAGTCTCCCGATCCATCCGGCTTCACCCTGCACACCCAGGCCCGCGTCGTCCTCACCGACGTCACCGTAACCGACGCGAACGGCAACCCAGTTCATAACCTGAGCCGCTCCGCCTTCCACATCTTCGACAACAAGAAGCCGCAGGAGATCGCTTCCTTCGAGGAGCACACCGGCGCGCAGCCCGCAGTCACCCCGACCGCGGCACCCTCCGCCCCGCACACCTTCAGCAACGCCTTCCTCCTCCACCCGCCCCCGGTCTTCAACGTCATCGTCCTCGACACCGTCACCATCAACATCGTCGATCAGATGTACCTCTACAAACAGCTAACCGACTTCATCGACGCTCTACCTCCGCAAAACTCGCTTGCCATCTTCGCTCACAACGGCGAGTACACACTATTGCTTCAGGACTTCACCACGGACCACGCTCTCCTGCACACCGCCATCCGCAAAGCTGTTCCCGTCCTCCCCTTACCAGGAGCGTGGAGCTACAACTCCCTCCAGGCCATGCAGCAGATCGCCATCTATCTCGGCCAGCTTCCTGGACGCAAAAACGTGCTCTGGTTCAGCGCAGGCTCCAACCTGCTTCTTAGGTCAGACGCATCCAATATTCCGCCTTCCATCGACTATCACGCCCTCCGCGTCATCTACGATGAACTCGAGGCCAGCCGCATCGCACTCTATCCCATCGACGCTCGCGGTCTCACAATAGACCCTCCCCCGGTCTGGGAACACATGCAGATGGACGACGAAGCCAAAGCCACCGGCGGACGCGCCTTCTACGACAACAACGGACTCGCCGAGATCTCCTCGAAGATCATCGCCACCGACGCCGACTTCTACTCCTTCTCCTACTCCCCCCGCAACTTCCAGCAAGACAATAAGTGGCACAACGTTAAAGTAACCATCGACGGCGGACCCTACACCCTCAGCTACCGTACCGGCTACTACGGCGACGGCGCCAATATCTCCGACCCGAGAAACTCTCCGTCAGACTCAAAGACCATGAGAACCGTACTTACCTCTAATGGCGAGAAGATCCAGCTTCCCGAGAATCACAGCGAACCGATCATCTTTTACGCAGACGTGCGGCCCTCATCATCAACAGCCGTCTCAGGAGACGCCCCAACCCTCCCCGAGAAGAAAAACCAGACGGTCTACACCATCCACTACACCGTGCCCGCGGCAGACTTCGTCCAGCAGAACATCCCCGGCGGCCAGCGTGTCGAGATTGGAGCCGGCGTCTTCGCCTTCAATCAATATGGCCGCTCCATCAGCCGCCTCGGTCAGAAGTTCACACTCAGCTTCAAAGGCGACAAACTGAGCAAAACTCCGAACGCCAGCCTCACCTTCGACCAGCAGTTCAATCTTCCAAAGGGAGACGACTACCTCATCGTCGCTGTATGGGACACCGCCACCGGCCGCCTCGGCACCATTCAGGTTCCTGTGAGCGTCGCAAAACGAATGGAACCTCCACACAATTAAAGTGCCCAACCCAATCCCAACCCTGACCCGCCACCACAACAAGCACTTCCCATCTCCGTCCGTCTGAGCCAAAATCATCTGGAATGCAACTCATCGAACTAGCCGATACTGGACGCACCACCACCCGCCTCGGCTTCGGTAGCTCCAGCCTCATGGGCGCCCTTGGCCGCCGCGCCTCCCTCGCCATCCTCGAATCCGCCTTCGACGCAGGCATTCGCCACTTTGACGTCGCTCCCATGTACGGCTACGGCGAAGCCGAGGGCTGCCTTGGCGAATTCCTCCAGCGCCATCGGGACCAGGTCACCGTCACCACAAAATACG
The nucleotide sequence above comes from Tunturibacter empetritectus. Encoded proteins:
- a CDS encoding VWA domain-containing protein, producing MSIRFAHAALAVLLSAMAVSIQAQSPDPSGFTLHTQARVVLTDVTVTDANGNPVHNLSRSAFHIFDNKKPQEIASFEEHTGAQPAVTPTAAPSAPHTFSNAFLLHPPPVFNVIVLDTVTINIVDQMYLYKQLTDFIDALPPQNSLAIFAHNGEYTLLLQDFTTDHALLHTAIRKAVPVLPLPGAWSYNSLQAMQQIAIYLGQLPGRKNVLWFSAGSNLLLRSDASNIPPSIDYHALRVIYDELEASRIALYPIDARGLTIDPPPVWEHMQMDDEAKATGGRAFYDNNGLAEISSKIIATDADFYSFSYSPRNFQQDNKWHNVKVTIDGGPYTLSYRTGYYGDGANISDPRNSPSDSKTMRTVLTSNGEKIQLPENHSEPIIFYADVRPSSSTAVSGDAPTLPEKKNQTVYTIHYTVPAADFVQQNIPGGQRVEIGAGVFAFNQYGRSISRLGQKFTLSFKGDKLSKTPNASLTFDQQFNLPKGDDYLIVAVWDTATGRLGTIQVPVSVAKRMEPPHN
- a CDS encoding CgeB family protein; this translates as MKILYATGLSPNDTSLYRLWALERLGHQVIPFNVFDYESRNPVLRKVNQRLVLGPSVTRLNSDLIKIAEAEKPDILWTDKLLYIRPRTLDRMRALNIATVSYMIDNPFGTRQDPGWRMYMKDIPHYDLHVVQRDKNILDYKSRGARDVIKIQTAYEPTLQFPPPEGWSDADRNREVSFIGTPYDDRAQTLTRLWRDCGFPVVISGNPHQWGRAMEVSAYKALFNGGELFRDEYREGIWKSKINLSFITHSNCDEFVHKSFEIAGCGGFLLAERSDGHMQRFKEDEEAVFFTGFEELAAKISRYLPDEEARNRIAAAGCIRAARDGYYNDRQVELIVERAQSIIERLKPSAKTTHAGSR
- a CDS encoding GMC oxidoreductase — encoded protein: MIYDLLHEKPAVLDADLCIVGAGAAGITLAVESALRGKKILLLEGGGATREDSSQALYDSEIAGLPHRGIHTGRIRVKGGTTVRWGGQILELDALDFTPRQGVPESGWPFPKSKLTSFYERALVLEGLAKVERNDAEVWKDLNLPFTQFEDLEAYLSRWCPEPNFARLHHKTLREHPNLHLWLHASAIELMTEGTAATGLRARTLTGKEAIFRAPNYIFALGGIENSRFFLQPRPSGLPWNRSGLLGQHFQDHIDCNAAAVEPLDPKRFHDTFDPIFAHGFKYLPKLRLIPQAQAAHGTLNIGSTMSFEDTGKARGQAKSTIRNLMRGRFSEVTRDNLRHTANHLPMLVHQGWRYKVKRRAYSPPEVRIFLRVHCEQEPTSHSSITLTDQRDPLGLLRIRFDWQISERELDTIRQYVRIAQRALAGVARILPNEDLLSGSPNFLARCDDSNHHMGGMRMSTSDATGIVDTDLRLYGLTNTYICSSAVFPSSGFSNPTHTVLALALRLSDHLSGTHNA
- a CDS encoding magnesium transporter MgtE N-terminal domain-containing protein, whose protein sequence is MTRHANQRTSVSALMGSAVADAQGATLGHVRELAVAPSVDAAHIHGVVLKLASSKRTDKPSLVLISQLELSPDGTMQLRESAQPTPLPEDESFLLLERDLLDQQIIDVHGHKVVRVNDVDLVWENCQEDLPDLSLRIAEVEVGMRGAVRRLLKGLPSTSVDRISSRFGASVIPWDFVDLIDRDPARRVRLKIEQDRLSKMHPSDIADILEELAPAERHALFVSLDEEVAAEALEEVKPKMQQALIESLDSEQIAGIVEEMDPGAAADLLSELTDERSEAILEEMDPEERQEVEDLLEFAGNSAAGRMTTEYIALPSAALVDHAIGALRDYEGDIDMITDIYLLDEDEKIIALVPLVQLLLAAPGTPLTNMPHSHLVTCNVDANGRKVAELFDKYNLRSLPVIDNEKHLTGVIHAEQVIALLRASR